A region from the Falco rusticolus isolate bFalRus1 chromosome 4, bFalRus1.pri, whole genome shotgun sequence genome encodes:
- the LOC119146994 gene encoding uncharacterized protein LOC119146994: protein MPGARGDGNRHRGGRSLRRPVRPTARRLPEPERAVPRGSLPLQQGGRRPRSPRLPDGGKTQRLVCPVPATPRTPRLARLQLKGRKSLKSTPGCPQKRLLCKFPKKNACGVRGGELHTHSFVQKKVISGAAVAGGRKEADPAATAPQSKRRIKRGTLHIQQQQNKTKQKKKKKGKREGVKEPAERSGPFPMWLGRGDAVASRALGSPLHGTTLQRGTVAQAEKPTGRAGFGACGCHPERGHRGGPARGCGRRGRGAARPSSPRCCLPAGRAVPGPGSPLQVPPEAFEGGGLRFSPHARWKRRMFSSAV from the exons ATGCCTGGGGCTCGGGGGGATGGAAATCGGCACCGGGGAG GTAGGTCCCTTCGGCGCCCTGTTCGACCCACAGCCCGGAGGCTGCCGGAGCCGGAGCGCGCCGTGCCCAGGGGGTCCCTCCCGCTGCAGCAGGGCGGCAGGCGGCCGCGATCACCTCGGCTCCCGGACGGCGGCAAGACCCAGCGCCTAG TTTGCCCGGTGCCCGCCACCCCCCGCACACCCCGGCTCGCTCGGCTCCAACtaaaggggaggaaaagcctCAAGTCGACGCCAGGCTGCCCACAAAAACGTCTTTTGTGCAAGTTCCCAAAGAAAAACGCGTGCGGGGTGCGAGGGGGGGAGTTGCACACGCACAGCTTTGTCCAGAAAAAG GTTATTTCGGGCGCAGCTGttgcaggagggaggaaagaggcCGATCCCgcag CCACAGCACCCCAAAGCAAAAGGAGGATAAAGAGAGGAACTTTGCAcatacaacaacaacaaaacaaaacaaaacaaaaaaaaaaaaagaaaggaaagagagagggtGTGAAAGAGCCCGCGGAGAGGAGCGGCCCGTTCCCGATGTGGCTGG GAAGAGGAGACGCTGTCGCCAGCCGCGCCCTGGGATCGCCCCTGCACGGAACGACTCTCCAACGAGGGACCGTCGCTCAGGCGGAAAAACCGACGGGCCGAGCGGGGTTCGGAGCCTGCGGGTGTCACCCCGAGCGGGGGCACagggggggcccggcccgggggtgcggccggcgggggcgcggggctgcccgcccGAGCTCGCCgcgctgctgcctgcccgccGGCCGGGCTGTCCCGGGGCCAGGGTCACCCCTCCAAGTGCCACCAGAGGCATTTGAGGGCGGGGGGCTGCGATTTTCCCCTCACGCCCGCTGGAAGAGAAGaatgttttcctctgctgtttag